The Chloroflexota bacterium genome has a segment encoding these proteins:
- a CDS encoding cytidylate kinase-like family protein, with amino-acid sequence MAIVSVSREEGTWGGDVARDLATRLGYRLLDKKALLEEAEAYGGIKESAPELLERQPGLLERLDQERRRYNVLLRTVVYDVALRDNVVFLGRGAGMLLRDVDHALRALFIAPVPTRVARIMERGAGGRPGPMTREQAEEIVRRADRDRANYHRYLFQVDWLDPMHHSIVMNTAVLEVPSAVDILVKMIELGAYNPTAASMTKLESLARQSKDESSRLVGSRR; translated from the coding sequence ATGGCGATTGTGTCGGTCTCCCGCGAGGAAGGCACCTGGGGGGGCGATGTCGCCCGGGATCTGGCGACGCGGCTCGGGTATCGACTCCTCGATAAGAAAGCGCTCCTGGAAGAGGCTGAGGCGTACGGCGGCATCAAGGAGTCCGCGCCCGAGCTGCTGGAGCGCCAGCCTGGTCTGCTCGAACGGCTCGACCAGGAGCGCCGCCGCTACAACGTCCTCCTCCGGACCGTCGTCTACGATGTGGCCCTGCGCGACAACGTGGTCTTCCTCGGGCGTGGCGCCGGCATGCTGCTCCGAGACGTCGATCATGCGCTGCGGGCGCTGTTCATCGCGCCGGTCCCCACCCGGGTGGCGCGGATCATGGAGCGCGGCGCTGGCGGCCGGCCCGGCCCGATGACCCGCGAGCAGGCCGAAGAGATCGTGCGGCGCGCCGACCGTGACCGCGCCAACTACCATCGCTACCTGTTCCAGGTGGACTGGCTCGATCCGATGCACCACAGCATCGTGATGAACACGGCGGTGCTGGAAGTGCCGTCCGCCGTGGACATCCTGGTCAAGATGATCGAGCTGGGGGCGTACAACCCGACAGCCGCCTCGATGACGAAGCTGGAGAGCCTGGCGCGGCAGAGCAAGGACGAGTCCTCGCGGCTGGTCGGCAGCCGCCGCTAG
- a CDS encoding PH domain-containing protein, with product MPPAASQAAPFAAPASPPAAPAGEEILWEGTPHGLLNPIETHAIRWVLTSQRLRIVRGLLSRATEEVELTRVRDVAYEQSLAQRALGIGTITVVGTDATSPTVVLHDVEEPEQVKELIRQAVQEQRRRYRVRQVESDDDLH from the coding sequence GTGCCACCAGCCGCATCCCAGGCCGCCCCATTCGCCGCCCCAGCCTCACCGCCCGCCGCGCCGGCCGGCGAAGAGATCCTCTGGGAAGGGACACCCCACGGCCTGCTCAACCCCATCGAGACCCACGCCATCCGCTGGGTGCTGACCAGCCAGCGGCTGCGTATCGTGCGCGGCCTCCTCAGCCGCGCCACCGAAGAGGTCGAGTTGACGCGCGTGCGGGACGTCGCCTACGAGCAGAGCCTGGCGCAGCGCGCCCTGGGCATCGGCACCATCACCGTGGTCGGGACGGACGCGACCTCCCCCACCGTCGTGCTGCACGACGTGGAGGAGCCAGAGCAGGTCAAAGAGCTGATCCGGCAGGCCGTGCAGGAGCAGCGGCGGCGCTACCGCGTGCGGCAGGTCGAGAGCGACGACGACCTGCACTGA